In one window of Nitrospiraceae bacterium DNA:
- a CDS encoding sugar phosphate isomerase/epimerase has translation MHEIGFMQGRLVPQINGRIQAFPWERWRDEFALARANGFRSIEFIFDSERYQENPLYSPQGRAELKDLIATTQVPVSAICADHFMDHPFHGVSADQQQHSVDLLDRLIEAAAEVGAKRVEIPCVDHASLCTEADKRQVVTAVSRCLPRAEQRGIEVVFETSLPPEEFREFLERFRHPLVLANFDSGNSAALGFEPVHELSTLGGLISNIHIKDRVLHGTTVPLGTGNANFPAIFSTLAKIGYRGPFILQTARDPDDVGVAIRYRNLVQSYLAVHFT, from the coding sequence ATGCACGAAATCGGATTCATGCAGGGACGATTGGTTCCGCAAATCAACGGGCGCATTCAGGCGTTTCCCTGGGAACGATGGCGGGATGAGTTTGCGCTGGCCCGCGCGAATGGCTTTCGGTCGATCGAGTTCATTTTCGACAGCGAACGGTATCAGGAGAATCCGCTGTACTCGCCACAAGGACGGGCTGAGCTCAAAGACCTAATTGCCACGACCCAGGTGCCGGTCTCGGCGATCTGCGCGGATCACTTTATGGATCACCCCTTCCACGGCGTTTCGGCTGATCAGCAACAGCACAGTGTCGACCTTCTTGATCGGTTGATCGAGGCCGCCGCCGAAGTCGGCGCCAAACGGGTGGAAATCCCTTGCGTGGATCATGCGTCGCTTTGCACCGAAGCGGACAAGCGACAGGTTGTGACGGCAGTGAGCAGATGTCTGCCTCGCGCCGAACAGAGGGGGATTGAAGTCGTGTTTGAGACCTCCCTCCCTCCGGAGGAATTTCGGGAGTTTTTGGAGCGTTTCCGGCATCCGCTCGTGCTGGCCAACTTCGATTCCGGGAACAGCGCGGCATTGGGATTCGAGCCGGTGCACGAGCTGAGCACGCTCGGTGGTCTGATCAGCAATATCCACATCAAGGACCGCGTCCTCCACGGAACGACCGTTCCGCTGGGAACGGGGAATGCCAACTTTCCCGCGATCTTTTCCACGCTGGCGAAGATCGGGTATCGCGGGCCGTTCATTCTTCAAACCGCGCGTGATCCCGATGATGTGGGAGTCGCGATTCGCTACCGGAACCTGGTGCAATCTTACCTCGCAGTCCACTTCACGTAG
- a CDS encoding SDR family oxidoreductase encodes MADAGRSALDRLFSLSGKTAIVTGAAGYLGRVFSEALLDAGARVVLMGRGEKLQRVVARLRESYGPDAVEPAAVDCYDTEAFRGALEAVTGRGPVHILVNNAFEFSKETGFNDPSGRMETISRHQWMRALESGVYWHALATQVLAESMARQGEGAIINISSMYALVSPDPALYEGTTIFNPPVYGATKAALLALTRYTAAFYGKRGVRCNALLPGAFPNLQGDSYNAPPKDEAFLQRLRDRTLVGRCGEPRDLKGAMIFLASSASAYVTGQALSVDGGWTVR; translated from the coding sequence ATGGCTGACGCAGGACGTTCCGCCCTCGACCGGCTGTTTTCCCTGTCGGGCAAGACCGCGATCGTGACCGGCGCCGCCGGCTATTTGGGCCGGGTGTTTTCCGAGGCTCTCCTGGATGCCGGGGCTCGTGTCGTGTTGATGGGCCGCGGGGAGAAGCTGCAACGAGTGGTGGCGCGACTGCGGGAAAGCTACGGCCCCGACGCCGTCGAGCCCGCCGCAGTGGACTGTTACGATACCGAGGCCTTTCGAGGGGCGCTCGAGGCGGTCACTGGGCGCGGCCCCGTCCATATTCTCGTCAACAACGCATTTGAATTCAGCAAGGAGACGGGGTTCAACGATCCGTCGGGCAGGATGGAGACGATCTCCAGGCATCAATGGATGCGGGCTTTGGAGTCGGGGGTCTATTGGCACGCGTTGGCGACGCAGGTATTGGCGGAATCAATGGCGAGGCAGGGCGAAGGGGCGATCATCAATATCAGTTCGATGTATGCGCTGGTCAGTCCTGATCCGGCACTTTATGAGGGGACGACGATATTCAATCCTCCGGTCTATGGAGCTACGAAAGCCGCGTTGCTGGCACTGACCCGCTATACCGCGGCCTTTTACGGCAAGCGAGGCGTACGATGCAACGCGTTGTTGCCTGGGGCTTTTCCGAATCTCCAGGGGGATTCGTACAACGCGCCTCCCAAAGACGAGGCGTTCTTGCAGCGGCTTCGGGATCGGACCCTGGTGGGGCGTTGCGGCGAGCCGAGGGATCTCAAGGGGGCGATGATTTTTCTCGCGTCGTCGGCCAGCGCGTACGTCACAGGCCAGGCGTTGTCGGTGGACGGCGGATGGACGGTGCGTTGA
- a CDS encoding SDR family oxidoreductase, producing the protein MDLALSGKTVCITGSSRGIGRAIAETFLQEGARVVLTGRDEAAVRQALSELTNRWGADGVIAFCGDLTREEEIARCLQQAETRWGGLDIAVANLGLGRGTKGWNVSEREWMEALSINLIAASLFATHAVPLLRTRGGGSLTFIGSLAGVESLPAPIPYASAKSGLLALSKMLAKELAADGIRVNTVAPGNIRCTSGVWDRKVQEDPEGVAQYLEAQVAMKRLGRPEEIADAVAFLSSPRASFITGACLLVDGGQSKAW; encoded by the coding sequence ATGGATCTCGCACTGTCCGGAAAAACCGTCTGCATCACCGGCTCCAGCCGAGGGATCGGGCGGGCGATTGCCGAAACCTTCCTGCAGGAAGGCGCGCGTGTCGTGCTGACGGGACGAGACGAGGCGGCTGTGCGGCAGGCCTTGAGCGAACTGACCAATCGGTGGGGTGCCGATGGGGTGATCGCCTTTTGCGGGGATCTGACGAGGGAGGAGGAGATTGCCCGATGCCTACAGCAGGCCGAGACTCGGTGGGGCGGTCTCGATATTGCGGTCGCCAATCTCGGACTCGGGCGCGGCACCAAGGGGTGGAATGTATCTGAGCGCGAATGGATGGAGGCGCTGTCGATCAACCTCATCGCCGCCTCTCTGTTTGCGACCCATGCGGTACCGTTGCTGCGGACTCGAGGCGGGGGCAGTCTGACGTTCATCGGGTCCTTAGCCGGGGTGGAATCCCTTCCGGCTCCCATTCCCTACGCCAGCGCCAAGTCGGGCTTGCTCGCGCTCAGCAAAATGTTGGCGAAGGAACTGGCGGCTGACGGGATCCGAGTCAATACGGTGGCGCCTGGCAACATCCGTTGCACGAGCGGTGTCTGGGACCGGAAAGTGCAGGAAGACCCGGAGGGGGTCGCGCAGTATCTGGAGGCGCAGGTCGCGATGAAACGGCTGGGCCGCCCTGAGGAAATCGCCGATGCCGTCGCGTTTCTAAGTTCCCCTCGGGCGTCCTTCATAACCGGTGCCTGTCTGCTCGTGGATGGCGGACAGTCGAAAGCGTGGTAG
- a CDS encoding glycosyltransferase: MANERGSSDPTAPRVTVIVPVYNGADTIGECLESLLRQSEQGPACEILVVDDASRDSTPTVVARYPLVRAIRQEVNAGPAAARNRGAREATGDIILFTDADCVPGEGWLREMLRSFGDPLVMGVKGVYRTKQRELTARVIQLEFEYKYRKLAAQSAIDFIDTYSAGYRRAVFLEFGGFDTAFPVPSTEDIDLSFRVAAKGHLLVFNPSAYVFHRHPAGVADYLKRKFRYAYWGMLVVRRFPEKAIRNSYTPHSQRLQVLLAPLAIASLGIPVLAGTLLWIPIALWTMLMATLLPFMARSAAKDPVATLASPAYLIAKAVVQACAGAMAALSSTVMSKNNAPTQA; the protein is encoded by the coding sequence ATGGCGAATGAACGTGGCAGCAGCGATCCAACCGCACCGCGGGTGACCGTGATCGTGCCGGTCTATAACGGCGCGGACACGATCGGGGAATGTCTCGAAAGTCTGCTGCGGCAAAGCGAACAGGGGCCCGCGTGCGAAATCCTGGTCGTGGATGACGCATCGCGTGATTCGACGCCGACCGTCGTGGCCCGCTATCCCCTGGTGCGAGCCATCCGACAGGAGGTGAATGCCGGACCGGCCGCCGCGCGCAACCGCGGCGCACGGGAAGCGACGGGCGACATCATCCTGTTCACGGATGCCGATTGCGTGCCGGGTGAGGGATGGTTGCGCGAGATGCTTCGCAGTTTTGGGGATCCTCTGGTGATGGGCGTCAAAGGGGTCTATCGAACGAAACAACGCGAACTGACCGCCCGAGTGATCCAACTCGAATTTGAATACAAATATCGAAAGCTCGCTGCCCAATCCGCGATCGATTTCATCGATACCTATTCGGCCGGGTACCGCCGTGCCGTCTTTCTCGAGTTCGGGGGATTCGATACGGCGTTTCCCGTTCCTTCCACGGAAGACATCGACCTGTCTTTTCGTGTCGCCGCCAAAGGCCACCTGCTGGTCTTCAACCCTTCGGCCTACGTGTTCCACCGGCATCCGGCCGGCGTGGCGGATTATCTCAAACGAAAATTTCGGTACGCCTATTGGGGAATGTTGGTCGTGCGCCGGTTTCCGGAAAAGGCGATTCGGAACTCCTACACACCTCACAGCCAGCGACTTCAAGTTCTCCTGGCGCCTCTGGCAATCGCGAGCTTGGGGATTCCAGTCCTGGCCGGCACCCTGCTGTGGATCCCAATTGCACTGTGGACCATGTTGATGGCCACACTATTGCCTTTCATGGCACGGTCCGCAGCGAAGGATCCGGTGGCCACGCTTGCCAGCCCCGCCTACCTGATCGCGAAAGCGGTCGTTCAGGCCTGCGCAGGAGCGATGGCGGCACTGAGCTCGACGGTCATGTCCAAGAACAATGCTCCGACACAAGCCTGA
- a CDS encoding SDR family oxidoreductase, giving the protein MKPNCRALWRLDGRVAVITGGAGLLGTMHAEAVAEAGGIPVLIDVRGAEAETIAQRLAREYSVPAMGIQASVTDPASLNWAMKALVDRFGQVDVLVNNAAIDPKVQAAGTVSGSRFEHFSVDQWNLELSVGLTGAMLCAQVFGASMAQRGSGVIINIASDLGLIAPDQRLYRKSGLPEHEQPVKPVTYSVIKHGLIGLTRYLATYWADRNVRVNAFAPGGVRTNQPEEFVTKLSALIPLGRMAGKDEYKGAIAFLASDASSYMTGSVLVMDGGRSCW; this is encoded by the coding sequence ATGAAGCCGAATTGTCGTGCGCTGTGGCGTTTGGATGGACGGGTCGCCGTGATTACCGGGGGAGCCGGGTTGCTGGGGACGATGCACGCGGAGGCCGTCGCGGAAGCCGGGGGCATTCCCGTGCTTATAGATGTGCGTGGGGCGGAGGCAGAGACCATCGCCCAGCGTCTGGCCCGGGAGTACAGCGTGCCGGCTATGGGCATTCAAGCCAGCGTCACCGATCCTGCATCGCTCAACTGGGCGATGAAGGCGCTCGTCGATCGGTTCGGACAAGTCGATGTACTCGTCAACAATGCGGCCATCGACCCCAAAGTGCAGGCGGCGGGGACGGTGTCCGGCAGTCGCTTCGAACATTTCAGCGTCGACCAATGGAATTTGGAACTGTCAGTCGGGCTGACGGGAGCCATGTTGTGCGCCCAGGTCTTTGGGGCGTCGATGGCCCAGCGGGGTTCCGGCGTCATCATCAACATCGCTTCCGATCTCGGCCTGATTGCGCCGGATCAACGGCTGTACCGCAAATCGGGTTTGCCTGAACACGAGCAACCGGTGAAGCCGGTGACCTATTCCGTCATCAAGCACGGTCTGATCGGGTTGACGCGCTACCTCGCGACTTATTGGGCCGACCGGAACGTCCGCGTCAATGCTTTCGCGCCGGGAGGGGTACGGACGAACCAGCCGGAGGAGTTTGTGACCAAGTTGTCGGCGCTGATCCCGTTGGGACGAATGGCCGGGAAGGACGAATACAAGGGAGCGATCGCGTTTCTCGCGTCGGACGCCTCCTCCTACATGACGGGATCGGTGCTGGTCATGGACGGGGGACGCAGCTGTTGGTGA
- a CDS encoding acylneuraminate cytidylyltransferase, with the protein MSENKMEVLCIIPARGGSKRLPRKNLLPCGGKPLIVHSVRHAVESRAVTRTVVSTDDQEIAQVSRQAGAEVVVRPPELSVDSATSESALEHVVESLAASEGYRPDLLVFLQCTSPVRSRTDIDGAVAHLLKEQADSLFSATESTWLLWRAQAGQVTSFNYDFRHRKREQDMAVEWRENGSIYVFRPSILRTHHNRLGGKIAVYPMGYWASFQVDHPEDIELADWILRRQARTERAGVLPKTIGAVVFDFDGVFTDNRVLVGEDGREAVSCFRGDGLGLDYLRETGIPLVVLSTERNPVVAARCRKLQLECRQGIRDKGAALKDFAAERGIALSSVVYVGNDVNDRECLSSAGCGIVVADAHPDVRELASITLSSRGGEGAVRELCDLILRHLAAEGRHNG; encoded by the coding sequence GTGTCGGAAAATAAGATGGAGGTGCTGTGCATCATCCCCGCCCGAGGGGGATCGAAGCGACTGCCGCGGAAGAATCTATTGCCCTGCGGAGGGAAACCGCTGATCGTCCATAGTGTCCGTCATGCCGTGGAGTCCCGGGCGGTGACCCGAACCGTGGTATCCACGGATGATCAGGAGATCGCCCAGGTCAGCCGGCAGGCCGGGGCGGAGGTAGTCGTGCGCCCACCGGAGCTGTCGGTGGATTCTGCAACTTCCGAGTCGGCTCTGGAACATGTCGTCGAGTCGTTGGCCGCATCCGAAGGCTACCGTCCTGATTTGCTCGTGTTTCTGCAGTGCACGTCTCCGGTCCGTTCCCGTACGGACATCGATGGGGCAGTCGCACACCTCCTCAAGGAGCAAGCCGATTCGCTGTTCTCCGCGACCGAATCCACGTGGCTCCTATGGCGTGCCCAGGCAGGACAGGTCACCTCGTTCAACTACGACTTTCGCCATCGCAAGCGGGAGCAGGACATGGCCGTGGAGTGGCGAGAGAACGGCTCCATCTATGTCTTCCGCCCCTCGATACTCCGAACCCACCACAATCGCCTCGGCGGGAAGATCGCCGTCTATCCGATGGGGTATTGGGCTTCATTCCAGGTCGACCATCCGGAAGACATCGAACTGGCGGACTGGATTCTGCGCCGTCAGGCGCGCACCGAGCGGGCCGGCGTCTTACCGAAGACGATCGGCGCCGTGGTGTTCGATTTCGACGGAGTGTTCACCGACAATCGGGTTCTGGTCGGGGAGGACGGACGCGAGGCCGTGTCGTGCTTTCGAGGCGATGGGTTGGGTCTCGATTATCTGAGGGAAACCGGCATTCCGCTTGTGGTGTTGTCGACCGAACGTAACCCGGTGGTGGCGGCACGTTGTCGGAAACTGCAGTTGGAGTGTCGCCAGGGCATTCGAGACAAGGGGGCGGCGTTGAAGGATTTCGCAGCGGAACGAGGGATCGCCCTCTCGTCCGTTGTCTATGTCGGCAACGATGTGAACGACCGGGAGTGCTTGAGCAGCGCTGGTTGCGGGATCGTCGTTGCCGATGCCCATCCCGACGTCCGTGAACTCGCCTCGATCACGCTGTCGAGTCGGGGAGGCGAAGGGGCGGTTCGGGAGCTGTGCGATCTGATCCTTCGGCATCTGGCTGCGGAGGGCCGCCACAATGGCTGA
- a CDS encoding HAD-IIIA family hydrolase, whose amino-acid sequence MFATDVDGVLTDAGMYYSESGDEFKKFHTRDGMGIKLLQKAGIITAIITQESTKMVMRRAQKLTIPEVHQGAYDKLSVLHDLVARHGITLEQVAYIGDDVNDLPALKAVGLSASPADGMPVVHSVVRYICRKNGGEGAVRELADLILDAQQDG is encoded by the coding sequence TTGTTCGCCACGGACGTCGATGGAGTCTTGACCGACGCGGGCATGTACTACTCGGAATCGGGCGACGAGTTCAAAAAATTCCACACTCGGGACGGCATGGGGATCAAACTTCTGCAGAAGGCCGGCATCATCACGGCCATCATCACCCAGGAGTCGACAAAGATGGTGATGAGGCGGGCGCAGAAGCTCACCATCCCCGAAGTCCATCAAGGGGCGTACGACAAGCTCTCCGTCTTGCACGACTTGGTCGCGAGACACGGCATTACATTGGAACAAGTGGCCTACATCGGCGATGACGTCAACGATCTCCCGGCGTTGAAGGCCGTGGGATTGTCGGCCTCACCGGCCGACGGCATGCCTGTCGTGCATAGCGTCGTCCGGTATATCTGCCGCAAGAATGGCGGCGAAGGCGCCGTACGGGAACTGGCCGATCTCATTCTGGACGCCCAGCAGGACGGCTGA
- a CDS encoding undecaprenyl-phosphate glucose phosphotransferase, translating into MLKRHSQFLQSLLFIFDLTVICCCWMLAYYVRFLEGLAPIDMGIPPLDLYLALLIPIVLVWGVSFRAFNLYRPRRMGTHAAEFFDIAKANTLSVLILVALTFFVRQFEYSRLVFVYFWILNVVALGFSRMAFREGLRLIRRRGHNLRHCMIVGAGKLGQRVAHSLSLHTEFGIKVHGYLTRHPGKLGRRFEGVEVVGLYEDLEKYAPGLDIVFICVPPSAEASTEKLLQFLATTTLEVKVTPSIYEFITLRAEAEMFDGLPVITLQGTPLHGWNIVLKRAADIVGASLALLLTGPLLLVVAALVKASSSGPIFYRQERMGLDGRPFMMLKFRTMRVDHPGDTVLLTPQDDPRVTPLGRLLRRTSIDELPQFWNVLMGDMSIVGPRPERSWVVEEVRKQIPLYMLKHKMKAGITGWAQVNGWRGNTSLEKRIEHDLYYIEHWSIWFDIRIMLLTIWKGFVHRHAY; encoded by the coding sequence ATGTTGAAGCGTCACTCCCAATTTCTTCAAAGTCTGCTCTTCATCTTCGACCTGACGGTGATCTGCTGTTGTTGGATGTTAGCCTACTATGTGCGTTTCCTCGAAGGGCTTGCGCCGATCGACATGGGAATCCCGCCGCTTGATCTCTACCTGGCTTTGCTGATCCCCATCGTGCTCGTCTGGGGAGTCTCGTTCCGTGCGTTCAATCTCTATCGGCCCCGCCGCATGGGTACCCACGCCGCAGAGTTTTTCGACATCGCCAAGGCGAATACCTTGTCGGTGTTGATCCTCGTCGCACTGACCTTTTTCGTGCGGCAATTCGAGTATTCCCGTCTCGTGTTCGTCTATTTCTGGATTTTGAATGTCGTGGCGCTAGGGTTCTCGCGGATGGCCTTCCGGGAGGGACTTCGTCTCATCCGTCGCAGGGGCCACAATCTGCGACATTGCATGATCGTCGGAGCGGGCAAATTGGGACAGCGGGTGGCTCACTCTTTGTCGTTGCACACGGAATTTGGCATCAAGGTTCATGGATACTTGACGCGGCACCCCGGCAAACTTGGTCGCCGGTTCGAGGGAGTGGAGGTGGTGGGGCTCTATGAAGACCTGGAGAAATACGCCCCAGGCCTCGACATCGTCTTTATCTGTGTTCCGCCGAGTGCCGAGGCATCCACTGAAAAACTGCTCCAGTTCCTTGCCACGACGACTCTTGAAGTGAAGGTCACCCCTTCGATCTACGAGTTCATCACCTTGCGAGCCGAAGCTGAGATGTTCGATGGGCTTCCCGTGATCACACTTCAGGGCACGCCGTTGCATGGCTGGAATATCGTCCTGAAACGGGCAGCGGACATCGTGGGCGCAAGCCTGGCCCTGTTGCTGACGGGGCCTTTGCTGTTAGTGGTCGCGGCTCTCGTTAAAGCGTCCTCGTCGGGCCCGATTTTTTACCGGCAAGAGCGAATGGGGCTGGATGGAAGACCGTTCATGATGCTCAAGTTCAGAACGATGAGGGTTGATCACCCCGGCGATACAGTCTTGTTGACTCCCCAAGACGATCCCCGTGTGACGCCCCTGGGGCGTCTGTTGCGTCGTACGAGCATCGATGAACTGCCTCAGTTCTGGAACGTGCTGATGGGAGATATGAGCATCGTGGGCCCCAGGCCAGAGCGATCCTGGGTCGTTGAAGAGGTTCGTAAGCAGATTCCCCTCTACATGCTCAAGCACAAGATGAAGGCCGGGATTACGGGGTGGGCACAGGTGAATGGGTGGCGTGGCAACACGTCCTTGGAAAAGCGGATTGAGCATGACCTGTACTACATCGAGCACTGGTCGATCTGGTTTGATATTAGAATCATGCTGCTCACGATCTGGAAAGGATTCGTTCATCGGCATGCCTACTGA
- a CDS encoding oligosaccharide flippase family protein — protein MGIPDSTAGHPGYSGLSSAQALRRLAGHVGIYGLGNLLQRASAVLLLPAYVSQLTPDEFGELALISLLPFVLPAVLSLGLPHAILRYYHEWHRQGHAAAALGSVWLVCVGSLLVGTVLLDQFGRPLLESMVTRVSFEPNLRLGIWWAFWSGVGLCPMFLLRVMERSKLLLAVSLATALFTVGLTLVAIYGGWGVPGIVRVQLVGAAVVSVCTTVWFLSQTSWSLSWPPLAQALRFALPLVPSAVLEAVANRADRFFLDKWTTLHEIGLYSLANQVGQAVKLFYDSVKPAWFPFYVRVAGERADARSLLGSAIAVYVAVLMLAALGVLLFAIPVLTWFGFESRYAEAAPLVPVFVFGYFLFGLAPLGSAAVQVGEKTKWQPMIQLVHVCIVVTANVLLTKTYGAWGAAWALTVCYGALAGLYLLAGQRAYSVIVPWGRMWGLMLVGGLVALLGVRWSQGRVIENCLMLMAFALLAFQLLRMQDGPLAAVLRRGTAARVPE, from the coding sequence ATGGGGATTCCCGACTCAACCGCCGGACATCCCGGTTACAGCGGTTTGAGTTCTGCCCAAGCCCTACGTAGGCTGGCGGGGCACGTCGGCATCTACGGCCTCGGCAACCTTCTCCAACGCGCCAGTGCGGTCCTCCTCCTGCCGGCCTATGTCTCGCAGCTCACTCCGGACGAGTTCGGCGAATTGGCATTGATCTCTCTGCTACCGTTCGTGTTGCCCGCCGTCCTGTCGCTTGGCCTGCCGCACGCGATCCTTCGCTATTATCATGAGTGGCATCGGCAGGGGCATGCCGCCGCGGCCTTAGGTTCGGTGTGGCTGGTCTGCGTCGGGTCGCTGCTGGTCGGCACCGTCCTGCTCGATCAATTCGGACGGCCGCTGCTCGAATCGATGGTGACGCGTGTGTCGTTCGAACCCAACTTGCGTCTGGGGATTTGGTGGGCGTTTTGGTCGGGCGTCGGATTATGCCCGATGTTCCTGCTTCGCGTGATGGAGCGGAGCAAGCTGCTGCTGGCGGTTTCACTCGCGACGGCCCTCTTCACGGTCGGTCTCACCTTGGTCGCGATCTACGGGGGATGGGGTGTGCCGGGGATCGTCCGAGTGCAGCTGGTCGGTGCGGCGGTGGTGTCTGTCTGCACGACCGTCTGGTTTCTCTCGCAGACGAGCTGGTCCCTGTCCTGGCCGCCGCTGGCTCAAGCCCTGCGGTTTGCGCTGCCTTTGGTGCCCTCGGCGGTGCTCGAAGCCGTGGCGAACCGCGCAGACCGGTTCTTTCTCGATAAATGGACGACGCTCCACGAGATCGGTCTGTATTCGCTGGCGAATCAAGTCGGTCAGGCCGTGAAACTGTTTTACGATTCCGTCAAGCCGGCCTGGTTTCCGTTCTATGTGCGGGTCGCGGGAGAGCGCGCCGACGCGCGCAGTCTCCTCGGCAGCGCCATCGCGGTCTATGTAGCGGTGTTGATGCTCGCCGCGCTCGGCGTGTTGTTATTTGCGATTCCGGTGCTGACTTGGTTCGGGTTCGAATCCCGCTACGCTGAGGCCGCGCCGCTCGTGCCGGTATTTGTCTTCGGCTATTTCCTCTTCGGGTTGGCGCCGCTGGGCAGTGCCGCGGTGCAGGTCGGCGAAAAGACAAAATGGCAACCGATGATTCAACTCGTCCATGTGTGCATCGTGGTGACGGCCAACGTCTTGTTGACCAAAACCTATGGCGCCTGGGGCGCGGCCTGGGCGCTTACCGTGTGCTACGGAGCACTGGCGGGCTTGTATCTTCTGGCCGGACAGCGCGCCTATTCCGTGATCGTGCCATGGGGGCGTATGTGGGGCCTCATGCTTGTCGGCGGGTTGGTCGCGTTATTGGGAGTCCGATGGTCGCAGGGGCGGGTCATCGAAAATTGCCTCATGTTGATGGCATTTGCCCTCTTGGCCTTCCAGCTGTTGCGGATGCAGGATGGGCCTCTGGCTGCCGTCTTGCGGCGAGGAACCGCCGCGCGGGTGCCCGAATGA
- a CDS encoding N-acetylneuraminate synthase family protein, which translates to MGRTVRIGNREVGDGHPAFVIAEIGINHNGNLELAKQLIDASKEAGADAVKFQKRTVDVVYTAEELARPRESPFGKTNGELKRGLEFGREEYAAIDRHCREKGLLWLASCWDEASVDFMEQFDPPCYKIASASLTDDNLLRHHHKTGRPIILSTGMSTMEQIRHAVRVLDTDDLILLHCTSTYPSKPEELNLLTIRTLIKEFPHHPIGYSGHEVGLQTSVAAVALGACIVERHITLDRAMWGSDQAASVEPQGFHRMVRDIRAVEAALGDGVKRVYDAEKPIIEKLRRVGK; encoded by the coding sequence ATGGGTCGCACGGTTCGCATCGGAAATCGGGAAGTCGGAGACGGACATCCCGCCTTCGTCATCGCCGAGATCGGCATCAACCACAATGGAAATCTGGAGCTGGCCAAGCAGCTGATCGACGCGTCAAAGGAGGCGGGGGCCGATGCCGTCAAATTTCAAAAGCGGACGGTGGATGTGGTCTATACCGCTGAAGAACTGGCTCGCCCGCGCGAGAGTCCGTTCGGGAAAACCAACGGTGAATTGAAGCGCGGCCTGGAATTCGGGCGTGAGGAGTATGCCGCGATCGATCGCCATTGCCGGGAGAAAGGGTTGCTCTGGCTGGCCTCGTGTTGGGATGAAGCCTCGGTGGATTTCATGGAGCAGTTCGACCCGCCTTGTTACAAGATTGCCTCCGCCTCTCTCACCGACGACAACTTGTTGCGGCACCATCACAAGACGGGGCGGCCGATTATTCTGTCGACCGGCATGAGCACGATGGAGCAGATCCGGCATGCGGTACGGGTCCTCGACACCGACGACCTGATTCTTCTCCATTGTACGAGCACCTATCCCAGCAAGCCCGAGGAGCTGAACCTCCTGACCATCCGGACGCTGATCAAGGAATTTCCTCATCATCCCATCGGCTATTCCGGGCACGAAGTCGGTCTGCAAACATCCGTGGCCGCCGTGGCGCTGGGAGCCTGCATCGTGGAACGCCACATCACGCTGGATCGTGCGATGTGGGGAAGCGACCAGGCGGCTTCGGTCGAACCGCAGGGTTTCCATCGTATGGTGCGGGATATCCGGGCGGTGGAAGCGGCGCTGGGTGATGGGGTGAAGCGCGTGTACGACGCGGAAAAGCCGATCATCGAGAAACTCCGACGTGTCGGAAAATAA